From the Syntrophorhabdaceae bacterium genome, one window contains:
- a CDS encoding molybdopterin biosynthesis protein produces the protein MKRYLKTLKSDEAVKQVLENVGTIDDEEYLPVYTCKGRITTRPVHVKVSNPPFMCAAMDGYAVLFEKTRGADLSNPVNLDRKNDATPVNTGDLLPQGTNAVIMVEDAEEHSGHITVRKPVHLWQNVRMVGEDLIEGDMLLPSNHRITILDIGMIISADVTHVHVRRRPRIAIIPTGKELIDIFKESLEPRGEPRLIDFNSYTLKQLAEETGYEAFLWPIASSREELLKSVTDATGAHDVVLVNAGSSAGREDYTEEVVSQLGTLVFHGVSMMPGKPALFGVAHGKPIFGIPGYPVSAVVTFKTFLVPLYEQLMRIKTYTKSIACVTAYKMASRIGIEEIVRVNLMRNKGEYFAIPLSRGASAFSSLAKADGIVRIPEHIEGYEEGETVACELLRNEEEIAERIHIIGSHDLSLDVMRDIIKTDHPGMDLISTHTGSLSGILALAKGITPLATTHILDEQEKIYNVPAIKRYLPHKAVRLIHVAKRTQGLLIQKGNPRGIAGIRDLVRSDIRFVNRQVGSGTRILFDSLCSKQGLEKELISGYDREESSHTAVGVLIKESIADVGIGIYSVARAFSLDFIPLAEEEYDLLVTMEFASDGRFSVLMDVIASKAFRQRVDALGGYNTGQTGKIKYEQG, from the coding sequence ATGAAACGATATTTGAAAACATTGAAGTCAGACGAAGCGGTGAAACAGGTCCTCGAGAATGTGGGGACCATCGATGACGAAGAATATCTTCCGGTCTATACATGCAAGGGAAGGATAACCACGAGGCCGGTCCACGTGAAGGTTTCGAACCCGCCTTTTATGTGCGCGGCCATGGACGGGTATGCGGTCTTATTCGAAAAGACCCGTGGAGCCGATCTCTCAAACCCGGTGAACCTTGACAGAAAAAATGACGCAACCCCCGTGAACACGGGCGACCTTCTGCCGCAGGGAACGAACGCTGTGATCATGGTCGAAGACGCCGAAGAGCATTCCGGTCATATTACTGTGAGAAAGCCCGTTCATCTCTGGCAGAACGTGCGTATGGTGGGTGAAGACCTTATCGAAGGCGATATGCTTTTGCCCTCCAATCACAGAATCACCATTCTTGATATCGGGATGATTATTTCGGCGGATGTAACACATGTCCACGTGAGAAGACGGCCCCGTATCGCCATCATCCCCACGGGCAAAGAACTCATCGACATTTTCAAAGAGTCTCTTGAGCCGAGGGGTGAGCCAAGGCTCATTGATTTCAACTCCTATACCTTAAAACAGCTTGCCGAAGAAACAGGCTATGAGGCCTTCCTGTGGCCCATCGCTTCCAGCAGGGAAGAGCTCCTGAAGTCTGTCACGGACGCCACAGGCGCGCATGATGTGGTGCTCGTTAACGCCGGATCAAGCGCAGGCCGCGAAGACTACACGGAAGAAGTGGTGAGTCAGCTGGGTACGCTTGTGTTCCACGGTGTCTCCATGATGCCGGGTAAGCCTGCCCTGTTCGGCGTGGCCCACGGTAAGCCCATCTTCGGTATCCCCGGTTATCCCGTGTCGGCGGTCGTGACATTCAAAACCTTTCTTGTACCGCTCTACGAACAACTCATGCGCATCAAGACATACACGAAGAGCATCGCCTGTGTTACAGCCTACAAGATGGCCTCCCGCATCGGTATCGAGGAGATTGTTCGGGTGAACCTTATGAGAAATAAGGGTGAATATTTCGCTATCCCTTTGAGCAGGGGAGCAAGCGCCTTTTCGTCTCTGGCCAAAGCCGACGGGATCGTGAGGATACCCGAGCACATAGAAGGATACGAAGAGGGCGAAACGGTAGCCTGCGAGCTTTTGAGAAATGAAGAAGAGATCGCGGAGCGGATTCATATTATCGGGAGTCACGACCTTTCTCTTGACGTGATGCGGGACATTATTAAGACAGACCACCCGGGGATGGACCTCATTTCCACACATACGGGAAGTCTCTCGGGCATCCTGGCGCTTGCGAAGGGGATCACACCGCTCGCCACCACCCATATCCTTGATGAACAGGAAAAGATCTATAACGTGCCCGCCATTAAACGATACCTCCCTCATAAAGCTGTGAGGCTGATTCATGTGGCAAAGAGGACACAAGGACTCTTGATTCAAAAGGGTAATCCCAGGGGTATCGCCGGCATACGGGACCTTGTCAGATCAGACATACGGTTCGTAAATAGACAGGTCGGTTCCGGCACAAGAATTCTCTTTGATTCGCTCTGCTCCAAACAGGGCCTTGAAAAAGAACTGATCAGCGGGTATGATAGAGAAGAATCTTCTCATACCGCAGTAGGGGTCTTGATCAAAGAATCCATAGCGGATGTCGGAATAGGCATTTATTCGGTGGCGAGAGCCTTCTCGCTTGATTTCATTCCCCTGGCTGAAGAGGAGTATGATCTTCTCGTGACTATGGAATTTGCAAGCGACGGAAGGTTTTCCGTATTGATGGACGTCATCGCTTCCAAGGCTTTCAGGCAAAGGGTGGACGCCCTGGGAGGTTACAATACGGGGCAGACGGGAAAGATCAAATATGAGCAAGGATAA
- the moaA gene encoding GTP 3',8-cyclase MoaA, with protein MSNLIDTYDRTINYIRISVTDRCNLRCKYCVDGSFDFIPHTEILSYEEILRFVRIAARLGVKKVRLTGGEPLARKGIGYLLREINSVEGIEDVSLTTNGVFLGEKIVELREAGLTRVNISLDTMKKDRFAYITGVDAFDEVIMSIEKAIYAGLDPIKINTVIIKGFNDDEILNFVKAAKKWNHHVRFIEFMPFGDASLWNSTEIITSQQIEDVIRTAYNLIPSVSRDKGPARMFDIEGGSGKVGFISPVSTHICAECNRIRLTSSGMIRPCLFSDTEYNVKALLRSGETDDEIAQFVKEVVRVKPEKKLEMGLIRKCQRSLRSIGG; from the coding sequence ATGAGTAATCTAATTGATACCTATGATCGCACGATAAATTACATAAGGATATCGGTGACGGACAGGTGTAACCTGCGCTGCAAATATTGCGTGGACGGGTCCTTCGACTTCATCCCTCACACGGAGATTCTCTCCTATGAAGAGATACTTCGCTTTGTAAGAATCGCTGCACGCCTCGGCGTAAAGAAGGTTCGGTTGACCGGTGGCGAGCCCCTGGCGAGAAAAGGCATCGGTTACCTGCTACGGGAGATAAACAGTGTAGAGGGCATAGAGGACGTGAGCCTCACCACCAACGGCGTGTTTCTCGGTGAAAAGATCGTGGAACTCAGGGAGGCTGGGCTTACGCGTGTCAACATCAGTCTCGATACTATGAAGAAAGACAGGTTCGCCTACATCACCGGCGTCGACGCCTTCGACGAGGTGATCATGAGCATTGAGAAGGCCATCTACGCGGGCCTCGACCCGATCAAGATCAATACGGTCATTATAAAAGGGTTCAACGATGACGAGATACTCAATTTTGTGAAAGCGGCTAAGAAGTGGAACCACCACGTGCGCTTCATCGAGTTCATGCCTTTCGGCGATGCCTCACTGTGGAACAGTACGGAGATTATTACATCTCAGCAGATAGAGGACGTGATAAGGACCGCCTATAATCTTATACCTTCTGTGAGCCGGGACAAGGGACCGGCGCGCATGTTCGATATCGAAGGAGGTTCAGGTAAGGTAGGCTTCATCAGTCCCGTATCTACGCACATCTGTGCTGAATGCAACAGGATCAGGCTCACCTCCAGCGGTATGATACGGCCTTGTCTTTTCTCCGATACGGAGTATAACGTGAAGGCGCTTTTGAGGAGCGGCGAGACCGATGACGAGATTGCTCAATTCGTGAAAGAGGTTGTGCGGGTGAAGCCGGAGAAGAAGCTGGAGATGGGGCTTATCCGAAAATGTCAGCGCAGCTTGCGTAGCATTGGCGGTTGA